Part of the Taeniopygia guttata chromosome 30, bTaeGut7.mat, whole genome shotgun sequence genome is shown below.
taaagaaaaggtTGAGCTACTTAACACCTTGTTTGTATCAATTTTCAATATTaggacaggttgtcctcaggacaagagttctactgagctggtagatgggcacagggagcagaacggcccctgtaatccaggaggaagcagctggtgacctgctgagccactcagatgcccacaggtgtatgggatgggatgggatccatcctagggggatgagggagctggtggatgagctccccaagctgctccccatcacttaccatcagtcctggctcaccagggaggtcccagagcactggaggtgccagtgtgagcccatcccaagaagggctggaaggaggatctggggaactccaggcctgtcagcctgacctcggtgcccggcaaggttatggaacagatcaccttgagtgccaccacagggcacccacaggatggccgaggggtcagagccagccatcgtggatttaagaggggcaggtcctgcctgagcaccctgatctccttttgtaaccaggtgacccacctgtggatgtgggaaaggctgtggatgtgtccatctggacttcagcaaagccttggacactgtctgtgacagcattccctggaaaagctgcagcccacggcttgggcaggttccctcctggctgggagatggaagagctggctggaggctgggcccagagaggggtggggatggtgctgcacccagctggtgtccagtccctggtgctgtccccagggatctgtgctgggcccagccctgtttaacatcttcaccgatgatctgggggaggggatcgagcccaccatccccaaatttgcaggtgacaccaagctgggtgtgagtgtgggtctgctggagggcaggacaagaagacacagccttcagctgcaccaggggaggtttaggctggacaagaggaagaagttcttcacagaaagggtgagtgggcactggaatgggcaggccaggggggaggtggcagagtcactgtccctctccagtggcactcagtggcatgtCTGGCTGACAAGGCGatattagggcattggttggatCTGGTaatcccaaaggtcttttccagcctatttgattctgtcattctgtgatgattgggacactctggggccattgtgaccctgcagggcctggtggaactaagaggaccatggtgacactgtgcaggcccatagaaccagggctccattgtggtgctctggggcccaatggaaccagagagtccccgtgacactgggtcctggtggaaccacagaggccattgtgacactgcggggcctcatggaaccaaggggacattgtgacactgcaggaccttgtgtaaccaaggggccactgtgacactctggggcctccaggaatctggaaggcccttgtgacactgtgtgggctcgtggaaacaaggaatccattgtgacactgaggggacttgtggagccacagagagcattgtgacagtgtgggacctcatgtgaccatggggcctttgtgacaccctggggccccatggaaccaaggggccactgtgaaactgcggcaccaacgagaacattgtgacactgtgaagccccaaggaaccaaggagtccattgtcacattttggggctccatggaaccaaggagaccagtgtgacagtgcagggcctggtgtaaccaaagggacattgtgatgCTGAGGGGCCCCTTGGAACAAGGATatttttgcagatgacaccaagctggatgtgagtgttgatctgctggagggtaggagggctctgcacagggacctggacaggctggatccagggcccaaacccaacaaggtgaggtttaacaagtccaagtgccgggtcctgcactttggccacaacaacccctgcagcgctacaggctggggacagagtggctggacagcggccaggcagaaagggacctgcagggactgatggacagcaggctggacatgagccagcagtgtgcccaggtggccaagaaggccagtggctcctggcctggatcaggaatggtgtggccagcaggaccagagctgctgtgccagcactgatctgcccccagctctgcacacagacattgctgctgcagctccagagaaggcaacaaaagggcatctctgcagaaaactctgttGGGAGATCCTTgagttcctttaaagccactgagagtgcagcccctcattgacagagtctgtgggcacaggggaTATGTTGAGTAACAATATGAGAAATGGaactaaaaattatatttattgtgGACAATATGAAGAaagtaaaaggggaaaaaaaatccccacagttAAAGCAACAAGAAGTACCACAGATGACTTGTATTTAAattgatttgcagaaattgccAAGCACTTTAATGTacctgaaagcatccagtcatcaatctcctcactgcagccttgagctcctggttcctcaggctgtagatgagggggttcagggctggaggcaccaccgagtacagaactgacagggccagatccagggatggggaggacatcgagGGGGGTTTCAAGTGAGCAAATATTATAGTGCTGACAAACAGGGcgaccacggccaggtgagggaggcaggtggaaaaggctttgtgccgtccctgctcagagggaatcctcagcacagccctgaagatctgcacataggagaaaacaatgaacacaaaacaaccaaatacCAAACATGCACTTAGTGCAATGAGCCCAAGTTCCCTGAAAGAGTTGGTGTGTGAGCACAAGTGCTttaggatctgtgggatttcacagaagaactggcccagggcattaccatggcacaggggcagagaaaatgtattggctgtgtgcatcAGAGCATTaagaaaggcactggcccaggcagctgctgccatgtgggcacaagctctgctgcccaggagggtcccgtagtgcaggggtttgcagatggacacgtagcggtcgtagcacatgatggtcagcAGGAAATACTCTGATccaaggaagaagagaaggaaaaaaacctgagcagcacatcctgtgtaggagattTTCCTGGTgccccagagggaattgtgcatggctttggggacagtggtgcagatggagcccaggtcgctgagggccaggttgagcaggaagaagaacatgggcgtgtgcaggtggtggccgcaggctacggcgctgatgatgaggccgttgcccaggagggcagccagggagatgcccaggaagaggcagaagtgcaggagctgcagctgccacgtgtctgccagtgccagcaggaggaagtggctgatggagctgctgttggacatttcttccctctgggaatttaaaaaaaaaaaactttacaaGGTAGGGCAAATTTCTTCTAATCCATCCTATGTTTTCTATTTGAAATCTTTCCAAAATTACTTCTCTTCCTCTGAGGGAACTTcactaaacttttttttttatt
Proteins encoded:
- the LOC140680989 gene encoding olfactory receptor 14J1-like, whose amino-acid sequence is MSNSSSISHFLLLALADTWQLQLLHFCLFLGISLAALLGNGLIISAVACGHHLHTPMFFFLLNLALSDLGSICTTVPKAMHNSLWGTRKISYTGCAAQVFFLLFFLGSEYFLLTIMCYDRYVSICKPLHYGTLLGSRACAHMAAAAWASAFLNALMHTANTFSLPLCHGNALGQFFCEIPQILKHLCSHTNSFRELGLIALSACLVFGCFVFIVFSYVQIFRAVLRIPSEQGRHKAFSTCLPHLAVVALFVSTIIFAHLKPPSMSSPSLDLALSVLYSVVPPALNPLIYSLRNQELKAAVRRLMTGCFQVH